The following nucleotide sequence is from Chloroflexota bacterium.
TTGATGATCACCGGCTCATTGCGCGTTGCGACCGCCCGCTCAAAGGCGTCGGCGCCCTCCGCCGGGTTCATCTCGTACTGGGCCACGGTCGTGCCAATAGCATCGTGTCCGGCCCTGAGCTGCCAGGTGTCCCAATTAACGCAGACCCAAGGCACCGCGTGCGTGCGGTTGTGGCGCTGGGTGAAGGCGTTCATAAAGCTGTTCGCCGCCGCATAGCCGCCAAAGCTCAGCCCGCCCAGCACCGCCGAGATCGAGGAAAACAGCACGCAGAAGTCGAGCGGGCGGTCGCCCAATGCCGTTTCCAGCGCGTACAGGCCGTAGGCCTTCGGCTGGAAATGCCATTCGCATTCCTTCGGTCCGAGTGTAGGGATAGGTTGATACGATTGCGGGTCGGAGATACCGGCGGCGTGGAGCACCCCGTGGAGCGTGCCAAACCGCGCTTCAGCAGTCGCGAGCACGCGTTGAAGGTCGGCCACCTGCGCCACATCGGCGGCCATAACCTCAACCGTGCCGCCAGCGGCTTCGATCATCCGCACACGCTGGATACGCTGGCTGGTGGCGTCGTCCGCGCCGTGTTCGCTCAGCCACGCGTCCCAGGCCGCCCGCTCCGGCAAGCCCTGCCGGCCAACCAGCACCAGTTTCGCCTGTGCCGTCCGCGCCAGATGCTCGGCCAGTACCAGCCCGACCCCGCCGAACCCACCCGTGATCACATACACCCCACCCGACCGCACCACCCGCGATCCCGGCGCCTCCAGCCGAATCGGTTGGTAGGTTTCTTCCAGGCGCTGACCATCGCGGTAGGCTACGCGCAGCGCGTCACTGGTCGCCAGACACTCCGCCGCCAGCAACCCGACTGCGGCGGCATCGGCCATCGCAAGGTCGACGCTGCGCACACGGATGGTCAGGTTCTCCTGACCGATCACCGTCGCCAGCCCCAGCAGCGTGGCGTGTTCGGCCACGGGGATCGCGTGCGTACCGACCGCCTGCATCCCGGCGGTCACCACCAAGAGCTGCACCGCTTCGTCGATCACCTGCGCGCTCACCGCCTGCGCCAGTTGGAGCAGGTCGTAGTAGCCGATTGCCTGAGCCGCCTGAAAGCGGGCCGGGCCGGTCAGGGCTGAGTCGAGCGGCGCCAAGCCGCCCAGCCACAGGATGTGGCTGGGTAGGCCGCCGTCGGCGCGCAGCGCGTCAAGCAGCGAACCGTAGGCCGCAGCGTCAGCCGGCCCGGCGGCCAGGGTGACGGTGTGGCCGGCCGCACGAAGGGACGCAGCCACCGCCGTGCCCAGCCCGTGGGCATCGGGCAGGATCAGCCAGCGACCGGGGGCAGCCGGGGCGCCGAGCGCGGTGGGCGCCCAGTCGGGCCGGTAGAACCAGTCGGCCACATCCGCATGCCGGCCCAGCGACGGGGCGAGAGGCGCGGCGACCGGCCGGTTTGCGGCATCGACCCAGAAGCGTTTGCGCTCAAAGGGATACGTCGGCAAGGGCAGCCGACGCCGCTGTGTCGGCGCAAAGCCGACCCAATCGATGGTAATACCCAGCGACCAGAGCCGACCAATCGATTGGAGTACATGAGCCAGCTCAGATTGGCGTTCGTGAGCCGCCGGCAACAACGCCAGCACATGCTTCATCCGTTCGCGGCCACAGGCCGGATGCTGGCGGATAAACGACCCCAGCGCCTGCCCCGGTCCCACTTCCAGCACCACCAGCTGGGCATCGGCCAGCAAGGTGCCAACGCCATCGGCAAATTGCACCGTCTCGACCATATGCCGCGCCCAGTAGCCCGGGTCGGTCGCCTGGGCATCGGTGATCCAGGTGCCCGTCACATTCGAGATATAGGGAATCTGCGGGGCCTGGAGCCGCAGCGTGCCCACCAGTGCGGTCAGTTCAGCCGCCACCGGCACCAGCATCGGCGAGTGGAAGGCGTGGCTCGTCTCCAGCCAGCGACTAGCCACCTCGTTTGCGTCCAGCCGCACCTTGACCGCTTCCAATGCGGCGTGCGGGCCGGCCAGGACGCAGGTCATCGGGCTGTTGACCACCGCCAGCACTACCTCGGTATTCAGGTAGGGCTGGATGGCCTCGACGCCCAGCGAGACGGCCAGCATCGCGCCATGCGGCTGGGCCTGGATCCATTGCGCGCGTTTGGCGACCAGGGTCAAGGCATCCTCGAGGTTCAGCACGCCGGCGACCGTCGCCGCGACGTACTCGCCCACGCTGTAGCCGAGCAGCGCTTGCGGCTGGATACCCCAGCTCGCCAGCAGTTGGACCAGCGCATACTCCACCACAAACACCGCCGGCTGGGCCAGCGCCGTCTGATGCAGCGTCCCCGCCGCTATCCCACTGCCTTCCGGCAGGGCTGACAGGAGCGCTGAGGCTGACGCAGGAACGACCTGGTCAGCGGGATACAAGGCGGCGCGCAGATCCTGGCCAAGGCGCGAGGCCAGTAACCCAGCGCACCGGTCGACCGCCTCGCGGAACACCGTCTCAGTCGCGTACAGCGTCCCGGCCATGCCGGCGTAGTGGTCGCCCACACCGGGGAACACAAACGCCAGCGATTGATCGCGGGTAACTTGCTGAAAACTCAGTAGGCGGCGGGGATCACGGGCTTTGAGGGCAGCCGCAGCATCGCGGGAGTCGCTGGCCACGAGCACGCGCCGATAGCTGAAAGGCGCCCGGCCGACGCGCAGGGTGTGGGCCACATCGGCCATATCAACGGTCTGCGCTTCGAGGTAGGCGGCCAAGTTATCGGTCGCCGTTTCCAATGCCGTTTCAGTTTTGGCCGACAGCACCAACAGCTCGGCCGGGCGGGCAGGGCTGATGGTCGCGGGCATCGGCACCGGTGCTTCTTCCAGCACGACGTGGGCGTTGGTGCCGCCCAGGCCAAACGAACTGACGCCAGCCCGACGCGGCGCACCGCCATCCGCGGGCCAGTCACGCAGCTGGGTGTTGACGTAGAACGGACTGTTAGCCAGGTCGATATCGGGACTGGGCGTCTCGAAATCAAGATGCGGCGGCAGCTGGCGGTGGTGCAGGGCCAGGGCCGCCTTGATCAGACCGGTGACGCCCGAGGCCCGGTCGAGGTGGCCGATGTTGGGCTTGACCGACCCCAGCGCACAGAATTGTTTGCGCTCGGCGCCACGCTCGAAGACCTTGATCAACGCCGAAAGCTCCACTGAGTCGCCGAGCGGTGTGGCCGTGCCGTGGGTCTCGATGTAGCCGATCGTTTCCGGTTTGACGCCGGCGCGGCGCAGCGCGCGGGTAACCACCGCAGATTGGCCGGTGAGACCCGGGGCGGTGTAGCCGACCTTGCGAATACCGTCGTTGTTGATCGCCGACCCGCGGATGACGGCATAGATATGGTCGCCATCTTTGATGGCGTCTTTCATACGTTTGAGGGCGACGATGCCGACGCCATTGCCCACCACGCTGCCCTGGGCCTTGGCATCGAAGGTGCGGCAATGCCCGTCGGGCGACAGGATGCCGCCCTCCTGGTACAGATAGCCGGTGCCATGGGGAATGCTGATGGCCGTGCCGCCGGCCAAGGCGATGCCGCACTCATAGGTAAGCAGGCTCTGGCAGGCCATGTGGACCGCGACCAGCGAGGTGGAACAGTAGGTTTGTACCGCCACGCTCGGCCCGCGCAGATTGAATTTATATGAGACGGTCGAGGCTAGCGCGTCAACCGAGTTGCCAATGTCGATCTGCAAGCCGCCCGCCAGCTCCACTACCTCCGGATTGGTGAAGAGGTTGTGGATCATATACAGCGAGATGCTCGACCCGGCGAAGACGCCGATGGAGCCGGCGTAGGCGCCAGGATCGCAGGCGGCCTGCTCCAAGGCTTCCCAGGCGCACTCCAGAAACAGACGGTGCTGCGGGTCCATCACCTCAGCTTCGCGCGGCGTGTAGCCGAAGAAGCTGGCATCGAAGTGGTCGTAGCTATCCAGAAACGTCCCCGCCTTCACATAGTTCGGCAGTTTGAGCACTTCGGGATCGACGCCAGCCGCCAGCAGTTCCGCATCCGAGTAGCTGCGGATCGAACGCACGCCGGCAGTGATGTTCCGCCACAGCTCATCGACGTTCTGGGCGCCGGGGAAGCGCCCGGCCATGCCGATGATCGCCACCGCAGTGTCGTAATTAGCATCGTGCGACGTTGGCCCGCTCATAGATCCCCCATTTCATCCAAATCCACAAAGTAGTTCAATTGCATCCTGCGCTGCTCGTCCTCGTGCTCGTCGCCGTCGTCGTGGGCGATGGCCGGCTGTTGGAGGTTGGTGATGTGGGCCGCTTGCAACTCAACCGTGGGCGACTCATACAACACATATGCGGGGAAGTTGTCGAGCTTCAGGGCTTTGCGCATGCGCCCAAACAGGTCGAGGCCTAGCAGCGAATTGCCGCCGAGGTCGAAAAAGTTATCGTCGATCCCGATCAGGTCGATGCCCAGCACATCGCTCCATATGGCGGCGATGCGCGTTTCGAGGTCGTTGCGCGGTGCGGCATAGGCCACAGCCAGGGCTGGCCGCGGGTAGCGCGACTGCTCGCGGTCTTCGCGCATCTTGAGGAACGCGGCGAACGAGCGCTGGCTAGCCTCGACTAGAAACGTCAGGTCACGCGGGCTGACAAAGATCTGCGGTAGATCGTAAGCCAAGATGCGGCGCAATGCTTCCATGCCGTCGGCGAAGTCGATGCCGAAGGTTCGGCGCGAGGCTATGAAGAACGCCCGTACTTCTTCGGTGAAGCCTTGTAGGCCTTCGCTCCAAGCGTCCCAGTGCCATTCGCCCCATCCGATCGAGATCGTCACTCCGTGGTCGCGGTGATGCAGCTGGGCATAGCTGTCCAGGAAGATGTTCGCCGCGCAGTAGTCGGCCTGGCCCTGGCCGCCGCCGGCCGCCGCGGCAACCGACGAGAACAGCACCAAGAAGTCAAGCGGCAAGGAGCGCACGGCCTGGGCGATCGCCAGGGTTCCCTGGACCTTTGGCGCAAGCACGCTGGCCGCCGCTTCGGCGGTCTTGAGCTGCATTAGGCCCACCCCTGGCACGCCGGCGGCATGGAACACCCCGTTGATGGCACCGAAGCGGGCGACAGCCTGGTCGATGGCTGCGGCGATCTGGCCGGCGTCGGCGACATCGGCCTGGAGCACCAGCACTTCGGCACCGCCAGCCTCAAGCTGTCGGAGGCAATGGACGCGATGCCCGGTGCCGCTCTCGGTGCCTTCGGCAGCGATGATGTCATCCCAGCGTTCGCGCGACGGTAGGGCAGTCCGCCCGATCAAGACCACTTTGGCCCGCACACTCGCCACCAGGTACTCGGCCAGGGCCAGGCCAATACCGCCCAAGCCGCCAGTTATGACATACACGCCCTGATCGCGCAAACGGGCGTGGGGATGGCTGAACTCAGGCAGGTGGATTTGCTCATATGCCTGGACCCAACGGTGCTGCCCACGCAGCGCAATCACGGCGCCGGTCGGGGTGCTGGCCAGTTCCACCACCAGGCGATCCACCAACTCCTCGCAGCCCTGCCGATCGGGTGCCCAGATCACATCGATGGAGCGCGCCGTCAGGTTGGGGTGCTCCTGAGGAATGATCTTGCACGGACCGATCACTGTCGATTTCGTTGCGTTCACCGCCTCCTGGCCGACAACCGCGTGAACGCCGGTGGTGACGACGTTGACCTCGCAGCGCTCCACGCCCTGGTTGCCCAGCGCCTGGGTCAGCGCCAACAGGCTGTAAAAGCCGCGCTCCAATATGCTGTCCACCTCGGTCGGCGACTCGTCGGCCAACTCAGCGGGCGAGGCCAGCCACAGGTGTAGCACGCGGCTGGGTTCAATGCCTTCGCGGGCGAGCTTCTTAATCACGCTGATGTAGTCTTCGCGTTCGGCGGGACGTACCGTGTAGCTTGCCGGGTCGGTGGCGGCGAATGCCGCACCCGGCGCGATCGTCACCACAGTCTGGCCGTGCTGTTTCAAGCGCTCGGCGAGCACAAGGCCCAGGCCGGAGTCATCAACCAGAAGCAGCCAGGTGTGTTGGTCGGCGAAAAGTGGGGCGCCTAGGATCGGCGACGGCGGGCTGGTCCGTTTCCAGGAAGGCACAAAGAACCAGTCGCCAACGTCGGCGATGCGGTCGGCACTGTTGAGGAACTCGTCGTTGGCTAGCGAACTGCCCGACTTGCCGTGCGCATCGGCGTCCACCCAGTAGCGCTGGCGCTCAAACGGATAGGTCGGCAGCGAAAGCCGCCGCCGTTGTTCGCCCGCGGAGAACGCGGCCCAGTCAATGTTCACCCCGGCAAGCCACAGCCGGCCCAAGGTTTCCAGCACGTGGGCCAACTCGGCCTGGCGACCGTGGGACGTCGGCAGCACGCTCAGGATCTGGCCCATACGCTCGCGAGAGCAAGCTGAATGTTGCTTGACAAACGACGCCAGCGCCTGGCCGGGGCCGACTTCCAGGATCAACGCCGGCTCTCCCTCCAGCAGCGCGCCAGCTCCGGCGGCAAACCGCACGGTCTGGCACATGTGCCGCGCCCAGTAGTCCGGGTCGGTGGCCTCTTCGACGGTGATCCAAGTGCCGGTGACGTTGGAGACATACGGTATGGCCGGCGGGTTGAGGGTCAGCGAGCAGGTCAGATCGGTCAGGGCCGCGCGGGCCGGCTCCAGCATCGCCGAATGGAAGGCATGGCTGGTCTCCAGCCAGCGGCAGGCAACTTCATCGGCGGCGCATTGCCTGGCCACGGCCTCAAGAGCCGCCGCCGGTCCGGCCAAGATGGAGGCGCTCGGACTGTTAACCGCTGCCAAGGCGACATCGCCCCGGACGTAGCGCCGCGCATCGTCCTCGCCCAGGCTGACCGCCAGCATGGAGCCGGCAGGCAGATTCTGGATCAGCCTGGCGCGGAGGGCCACCAGACGCAGCGCGTCCTCCAGGCTCAGCACGCCGGCGACCGTTGCCGCGACGTATTCGCCCAGGCTGTAGCCCAGCAGCGCCTGCGGACGGATGCCCCAGCTCGCCAGCAATTGCACCAGCGCGTACTCGACTACAAACACCGCCGGCTGGGCCAGCGCCGTCTGGTGCAGCGTCCCGGCAGGCGTTCCGGCAGGCAGGCCTGCCAGCAACTGGCGGAAATCCAGGCCGGCCGCCGGTGCCCCATTGCCGCGCCCGGACTCTGGATACAGCACCGCCAGCAAATCCTGGTCCAGCAGCGGATTCAGCAGCGTGCAGCACTCGTCAACCACCACGCGAAAGCGCGCTTCGTGAGTGTACAGGTCCGCGGCCATCCCTGCATAGTGGTCGCCGACGCCCGGGAACAGGAAGGCCACCGACCGATCACGGTCGGTCTGGTTGGCGGTCAGCCCGCGGACACCAGCCGCCTCCAACTGCGCGATGGCATCGTCACGGTCGCGGGCCACGAGGGCACGCCGGTGGTTGAAGGCGGTGCGACCGACCTGGAGGGTATGGGCGACGTCGGCCAAGTCCACCTCGGGATAGGCTCGCAAGAAGCTGGCCAGGTTGGCGGCCATTGTTTGCAGGGCGGAGTCGGTTTTGGCCGACAGCAGCAGCAGCTGCTGCGGGTATGATTGACCGGACGGCGCCTCGAGCGGCGTTTCCTGGAGCACGACATGGGCATTGGTGCCGCCTAGGCCGAACGAGCTGACGCCGGCGCGGCGCGGCGTCCGACCGTCGGTCTCCCAGGGCCGCAACGCCGTATTGACAAAAAACGGGCTATTGGATAAATCAATCTCGGGGCTGGCCTGCTCGAAATTAAGACTCGGCGGAATCTCTCGGTGCTTCAGCGCCAGCACGGTTTTGATCAAGCCGGTCACGCCTGCGGCGCGGTCGAGATGACCAACGTTGGGCTTGACCGAACCGAGCGCACAGTACTGGGTCTGGTCGGTCTGCTGCTTGTAGGCCTTGATCGTCGCCGCGAGCTCGATCGAGTCGCCCAGCGCCGTGGCCGTGCCGTGGGCCTCAAGGTAGCCCACCGTCGCGGGGTCGACGCCAGCGTGGGCCAACGCTTCGGCGATCACCGACGACTGCCCTTCCAGGCCGGGGGCGGTGTAGCCGACTTTGCGGATGCCGTCGTTGTTGACCGCCGAGCCGCGGATGACGGCGTACACGTGATCTCCATCTGCGACCGCCTGATCAAGGCGCTTGAGCGCGACGACGCCGGCGCCGTTGCTCATCACGCTGCCCTGGCCGTCGGCGTCAAAGGTGCGGCACTGGCCGTCGGGCGAAACAATGCCGCCCTCCTGGTACACATAGCCAGTCCCATGGGGTACCGAGATCGCGACACCGCCAGCCAGCGCCATATCGCACTCGTAGTTGAGCAGGCTCTGGCAGGCCATGTGGACTGCCACCAGCGAGGTCGAGCAAAAAGTTTGTACGACCACGCTCGGCCCGCGGAAGTTAAGCTTGTAGGAGACCCAGGTCGAAAGCGAGTCCGACGAGTTCAGGACGCCGACCTGGAGCATGCCCGCTTTGCGGAACACCTCGGCGTTGTTGAAGATATTATTCAACATATAGGTCGAGATGGCCGATCCGGCGAACACCCCAACCAGACCTTGGTAGGTTTCCGGGCTATAAGCGGCGTCCTCGAACGCCTCCCAAGAGCATTCTAGAAACAAGCGCAGCTGCGGGTCCATCAACTCGGCCTCGCGCGGCGTAAAGCCAAAGAACGCGGAGTCAAAGGAATCGATATTGTCGATGACCGTCCCGGCTTTCACATACTCGGGTTGGCTCATCAGATCCGGGTCTACCCCGGCGGCCAGCAGTTCTTCATCGGAAAAAAACCGGATCGATTGCACGCCCTGGGTCATGTTGCGCCAGAACTGATCCAGCGTGTTGGCGCCAGGGAAACGCCCTGCCATGCCGATGATGGCAACAGCGGTATCGAATTCGAAATCCTGTGATTCGCGATCTATCATGGAAATACCTCGCTACGACCTGAGTTTGAGTTGAGCCTGCCGATCCCTTCGCTTTGCACCGCGATCGTGACGTTCTTGAATCGCTGCGTTGGTGTCCTGGCCAGGTTCAAGGAATTTCGCCATTGCTCCGACCGTCGGTGCTTCGTACAGCACATAGGCCGGGATCTGGCTGATCTGAAGGCGCTTGCGCAGCCGGTTCAGCAGATCGACGCCGATCAGCGAGTTGCCGCCAAGCTCGAAAAAGTTGTCGTTGAGGCCGATTTCGGCGATGCCAAGTCGTTCGCTCCACACCGCAGCGATCGCCTGCTCCAGCTTGCTCTGCGGCTTGACGTATGATGTGCCAAGGCTCGGTCGCGCGTGACGCGCGCCCTGGGCTTCGGGCTGCTCAAGCACATCGATCTTGGCGTTTTCCATCATGCGCACGATCGCGCGCAGGTCTTGGGTGGAGACGAAGACGTTCGGGAAGCGATGAGAAAGCACCCGGTCAAGAGCTTGGCTGCCTTCATCGAAGCGCAGGCCGAAGCGTTCGCGGTAGTCGCGGAAGAACTCCTGGGTAGCGCTGTCATAGCTGCTCATGGCTTCATCCCAAGCATTCCAGAGCCACTCGCACCAGCCAATCGAGACCACCAGACTCGGCTGCCCGGCTCGGCTGTGGGCAAAGGCGTCCAGGTAGGCGTTAGCCGCACAATAATCGACCTGCCCTGCGCCGCCGCCGGTCGCCGAAGCGACCGAGGAAAACAGCGCCAGGAAATCCAGCTGTATGTTGTCCAGCGCCTGCGCAAGGGCGCGCGTGCCCTGGACCTTGGGCGCCAGGACGCTGGCAGCCGCCTCCCTGGTCTTCAGCGAGATTAGGCCGACGCCCGGCACGCCGGCGGCGTGGAGCACCCCGTGCAGGCTGCCGAAGTGCTCGATGGTTTGAGCCACCGCCGCTTCGATCTCGCCTGTGTCGGTGACATCGGCCCTGAGCACCAGCACCTCGCCGCCCAGCGCCTCGATCGCCTGGATCTGCCGGATCTTGCCGGCGTGGGCGTGTTCCGGCTGGCGCGCCAGCAGGGCAGGCCATTCGCTGCGTTCGGGCAGCCCAGAGCGGCCTACCAGCGCCAAGCGGGCCTGCTGCGTCCGCGCCAGGTGCTCGGCCAGTGCCAGGCCGATACCGCCCAGACCGCCGGTGATCAGGTACACACCGTGTTTGCGCAGCCGTGGCGCGCTTGACTCCTGCGCTGCCAGCTTCAGCCTATCAAGCGACTGTACCCAGCGGCGGTTGCCGCGCAAGGCGACCTGCGTGTCGGCGGTCGCGGCGGTCAACTCGCCGAGCAGGTGGCTGATCAACGCTTCTTCTTCCCAGCTGCCGCGCTCGGGCAGCACAATATCGACGCTGCGGCAGCCCAGCGCTGCATATTCGAACTGCAGCAGCTTGCAGGGGCCGATAAGCGTGGCTTTCTCCGGGCACTGGCGCTCGGAGCCGATGACCGATTGCATATCGCTGGAAACCACGGTGATGGTGCAGGCTTCGAGGTCAAGGTCGCCCAGCGCCTGGCCAAGGTGGATCAGACTGTAGAAGCTGGCATCAAGCACGGGGCCGAGCAAGGGATCGGGCAGCGGATGCGGTAGCGGCGGTGTCACCGTCCAAAGGTGGACAATGTTGGTCGGCCGCCGGTTTTGCCGATACAGGTCGTTGAATAGCTCATCATAATCAGAGCGCTGCCCCGCATTGATCGTGTAGGAGTCGCCGTTTTTGGCGAAGGCTGCGCCGGCGTGGACGCTCACGACGTGCTGGCCCTGCTGGCGTAGCCAGGCGCCGATCTGCTGGCCGACCGCGCACGCGTCCTCGAAGATCACCCAGCACCGCGGGCTGTCATCCGAGGACGCGGCTAGTGCCGGCAGGTACGGCGCCGATTGCTTCCATGCAGGCAGGTAGAACCACTCGTTGGCCGGATCGCGCGGCAGGCCCATAAGGTCGAGCTTGTCGCTTTGTTCCGCCAGGCCGCCGACTTTGCGGCTGGGTTCCAGCCAATAGCGCTGCCGCTCAAACGGATAGGTTGGTAGCGGGACGCGCCGGCGCTGCTCACCCACGGCGAACGCCTGCCAATCGATCGGCACGTCAATCAGCCACAGGCGGCCCAACGCGGTCAGGAGCGCAGTCGAGTCGCTCAGGCCCTCATGCTGGGACGGCAGGGTCGACAGCACAAGATCCAGGCGGTCGCGGCCCCAGGCGGGGCTTTGCTTGACAAAGGAGCCAAGCGCCTGACCCGGCCCGATCTCCACCATGACGCGGTTAGCATCCTGCGCCAGGACTGCCACGCTGGCGGCGAACTGCACGGTCTGGCACATATGCGCCGCCCAATAGGCCGGGTCGGTGGCCTGTTCGGCGGTAATCCAGGTACCGGTGACGTTGGACAGATAAGGGATGGCCGGTAGGTGAAAGGTCAGGGTGGCGGCGAACGCAGTGAGCTCCGCCTGCACCGATGCCAGCATCGTCGAGTGGAATGCGTGGCTGGTTTCCAACCAGCGGCTGCTGATATCGAGGGCCTCAAGCTGGTCTGCGACGGCCGCGAGGGCCGGCTGGGGGCCGGCGAGCACGCAGGTGCTCGGACTGTTGACTACCGCCAGGCACACCTCGCCGCCCAGATACGGGCGGACCGCATCCGCGCCCGCCGCCACTGCCAGCATCGCGCCGCTCGGCAGCGACTGGATCAGCTGGGCACGCCGGGCGACCAGCGCCAGGGCGTCTTCCAAGCTCAACACTCCGGCCACGGCGGCCGCCACGTATTCGCCCAGGCTATAGCCGAGCAGTGCGTGCGGTCGGATGCCCCAGGTCATCAGGAGCTGGGCAAGGGCGTACTCCACCACAAACACTGCTGGCTGCGCCAGCGCCGTCTGGTGCAGCGGCCCGGCCGCCCCGCCTACCGCGCGATCACGCCCAAGCAGCGCCCGCAGATCGACGCCGGAGCCATTGCCGTTGCGCCGTGCCTGGCCCTCCGGGTACAAAGCCTGCTTGAGGTCGGCGCCCAGCAGTGGCGACAGGATGCGGAAGCACTCGTCGACCGTGGCGCGGAAAACACTCTCGGTTTCATACAGGCCCTGGGCCATGCCGGCATAGTGGTCGCCGACGCCGGCGAACACAAAGGCCAGGTTGCGGCTGGTCGGCTTCTGCTGGCGGCTGAGGGCGCGCTGGGTGTCGCCTTTGGTCAGCAGCGAACGCGCGTCGGTGGCATCCTCGCAGACCATCACGCGCCGGTGCTCGAAGACGCGGCGGCCGACTTGCAGGGTGTAGGCGACATCGGCCAGATTCACATCTTGGCCGCCAAGATGATCGGACAGCCGCGCCGTGGCCGCTTCGAGAGCCGTGGGAGTCTTGGCCGACAGCAACAGCAGCTGAGTCGGTCGCGACGGGTTGGC
It contains:
- a CDS encoding SDR family oxidoreductase, whose product is MSGPTSHDANYDTAVAIIGMAGRFPGAQNVDELWRNITAGVRSIRSYSDAELLAAGVDPEVLKLPNYVKAGTFLDSYDHFDASFFGYTPREAEVMDPQHRLFLECAWEALEQAACDPGAYAGSIGVFAGSSISLYMIHNLFTNPEVVELAGGLQIDIGNSVDALASTVSYKFNLRGPSVAVQTYCSTSLVAVHMACQSLLTYECGIALAGGTAISIPHGTGYLYQEGGILSPDGHCRTFDAKAQGSVVGNGVGIVALKRMKDAIKDGDHIYAVIRGSAINNDGIRKVGYTAPGLTGQSAVVTRALRRAGVKPETIGYIETHGTATPLGDSVELSALIKVFERGAERKQFCALGSVKPNIGHLDRASGVTGLIKAALALHHRQLPPHLDFETPSPDIDLANSPFYVNTQLRDWPADGGAPRRAGVSSFGLGGTNAHVVLEEAPVPMPATISPARPAELLVLSAKTETALETATDNLAAYLEAQTVDMADVAHTLRVGRAPFSYRRVLVASDSRDAAAALKARDPRRLLSFQQVTRDQSLAFVFPGVGDHYAGMAGTLYATETVFREAVDRCAGLLASRLGQDLRAALYPADQVVPASASALLSALPEGSGIAAGTLHQTALAQPAVFVVEYALVQLLASWGIQPQALLGYSVGEYVAATVAGVLNLEDALTLVAKRAQWIQAQPHGAMLAVSLGVEAIQPYLNTEVVLAVVNSPMTCVLAGPHAALEAVKVRLDANEVASRWLETSHAFHSPMLVPVAAELTALVGTLRLQAPQIPYISNVTGTWITDAQATDPGYWARHMVETVQFADGVGTLLADAQLVVLEVGPGQALGSFIRQHPACGRERMKHVLALLPAAHERQSELAHVLQSIGRLWSLGITIDWVGFAPTQRRRLPLPTYPFERKRFWVDAANRPVAAPLAPSLGRHADVADWFYRPDWAPTALGAPAAPGRWLILPDAHGLGTAVAASLRAAGHTVTLAAGPADAAAYGSLLDALRADGGLPSHILWLGGLAPLDSALTGPARFQAAQAIGYYDLLQLAQAVSAQVIDEAVQLLVVTAGMQAVGTHAIPVAEHATLLGLATVIGQENLTIRVRSVDLAMADAAAVGLLAAECLATSDALRVAYRDGQRLEETYQPIRLEAPGSRVVRSGGVYVITGGFGGVGLVLAEHLARTAQAKLVLVGRQGLPERAAWDAWLSEHGADDATSQRIQRVRMIEAAGGTVEVMAADVAQVADLQRVLATAEARFGTLHGVLHAAGISDPQSYQPIPTLGPKECEWHFQPKAYGLYALETALGDRPLDFCVLFSSISAVLGGLSFGGYAAANSFMNAFTQRHNRTHAVPWVCVNWDTWQLRAGHDAIGTTVAQYEMNPAEGADAFERAVATRNEPVIINSTGDLDARIRQWVRLESLRADAAADDTMAAPASFSPVGQTSSDYERRITEIWKHVLGIDEIGIHDNFFDLGGNSLIALQLIARLKKEFKTQVPAVAIFEAPTISALVQYLLPDASAVAPADALLAERRQRVRQTAEQDGIAIIGMVGRFPGASTVDALWQNIRNGVESTTHFTDAELLAAGVDPLLVQHPDYVKSRPLLANDVSLFDAAFFGYTPREAEFLDPQQRLFQECAWEALEQAGYDTQRYPGLVGVFGGTNMNYYFHHLMDDHALREHMSEAIMLQNDKDALATYVSYKLDLRGPSFSIQTYCSTSLVATHLACRSLRHGDCDIALAGGVSIRVPVNTGYLFQEGDQVSPDGHCRTFDANAGGATFGDGVAIVVLKRLADALADGDTIHAVIRGSAINNDGGLKVGYTAPSVVGQAAVVQAALADANLAADAISYVEAHGTAT
- a CDS encoding SDR family NAD(P)-dependent oxidoreductase; amino-acid sequence: MIDRESQDFEFDTAVAIIGMAGRFPGANTLDQFWRNMTQGVQSIRFFSDEELLAAGVDPDLMSQPEYVKAGTVIDNIDSFDSAFFGFTPREAELMDPQLRLFLECSWEAFEDAAYSPETYQGLVGVFAGSAISTYMLNNIFNNAEVFRKAGMLQVGVLNSSDSLSTWVSYKLNFRGPSVVVQTFCSTSLVAVHMACQSLLNYECDMALAGGVAISVPHGTGYVYQEGGIVSPDGQCRTFDADGQGSVMSNGAGVVALKRLDQAVADGDHVYAVIRGSAVNNDGIRKVGYTAPGLEGQSSVIAEALAHAGVDPATVGYLEAHGTATALGDSIELAATIKAYKQQTDQTQYCALGSVKPNVGHLDRAAGVTGLIKTVLALKHREIPPSLNFEQASPEIDLSNSPFFVNTALRPWETDGRTPRRAGVSSFGLGGTNAHVVLQETPLEAPSGQSYPQQLLLLSAKTDSALQTMAANLASFLRAYPEVDLADVAHTLQVGRTAFNHRRALVARDRDDAIAQLEAAGVRGLTANQTDRDRSVAFLFPGVGDHYAGMAADLYTHEARFRVVVDECCTLLNPLLDQDLLAVLYPESGRGNGAPAAGLDFRQLLAGLPAGTPAGTLHQTALAQPAVFVVEYALVQLLASWGIRPQALLGYSLGEYVAATVAGVLSLEDALRLVALRARLIQNLPAGSMLAVSLGEDDARRYVRGDVALAAVNSPSASILAGPAAALEAVARQCAADEVACRWLETSHAFHSAMLEPARAALTDLTCSLTLNPPAIPYVSNVTGTWITVEEATDPDYWARHMCQTVRFAAGAGALLEGEPALILEVGPGQALASFVKQHSACSRERMGQILSVLPTSHGRQAELAHVLETLGRLWLAGVNIDWAAFSAGEQRRRLSLPTYPFERQRYWVDADAHGKSGSSLANDEFLNSADRIADVGDWFFVPSWKRTSPPSPILGAPLFADQHTWLLLVDDSGLGLVLAERLKQHGQTVVTIAPGAAFAATDPASYTVRPAEREDYISVIKKLAREGIEPSRVLHLWLASPAELADESPTEVDSILERGFYSLLALTQALGNQGVERCEVNVVTTGVHAVVGQEAVNATKSTVIGPCKIIPQEHPNLTARSIDVIWAPDRQGCEELVDRLVVELASTPTGAVIALRGQHRWVQAYEQIHLPEFSHPHARLRDQGVYVITGGLGGIGLALAEYLVASVRAKVVLIGRTALPSRERWDDIIAAEGTESGTGHRVHCLRQLEAGGAEVLVLQADVADAGQIAAAIDQAVARFGAINGVFHAAGVPGVGLMQLKTAEAAASVLAPKVQGTLAIAQAVRSLPLDFLVLFSSVAAAAGGGQGQADYCAANIFLDSYAQLHHRDHGVTISIGWGEWHWDAWSEGLQGFTEEVRAFFIASRRTFGIDFADGMEALRRILAYDLPQIFVSPRDLTFLVEASQRSFAAFLKMREDREQSRYPRPALAVAYAAPRNDLETRIAAIWSDVLGIDLIGIDDNFFDLGGNSLLGLDLFGRMRKALKLDNFPAYVLYESPTVELQAAHITNLQQPAIAHDDGDEHEDEQRRMQLNYFVDLDEMGDL